From one Butyricimonas faecihominis genomic stretch:
- a CDS encoding ABC transporter permease, which produces MQNVQFKIIFRGWIKNKTYTLISLISLITGITCCTLLVTFVIHEYNIAHSILNSKNSYLVQEQRKQDVHPNDAFISGESGIQLKNIYPEVKAYCVFRNEHLLFSEKAEEPDYMDAYSVTPNFTDFFKLPLLSGDLRKTLSSPNEIAVTRSFARQQFGIANPIGKSLTLGRYIVHFDGEKNIYKKIFEPCTITTVIDDSQKNFLHFGILRGLPDEEISKVTGFSFYIFIELSSKVTAPNFLTKINDRNEEVFKDRTIYLKPVEQLYFSKAKYLYEDGLIFKRDPSFVYLGMGVAILIFIIACFNHINICLTRTIQQLKTTGIQLISGESKQGIRKQLIMETGLLVMFSFIVSIGIIHILIPYFNTFITSDLCLSDLYAGYTPLVLILLLGTIIIIPPLYVILKINKNSLSEILKNENKQKTILIRNIVITQFTISIILTTTVVNIHHQMDFATHCRPHANEILILGWGLYTVEDETTKAFYDQLSSIPEITHRTMSAITQNCTYGLDNMSVDCTEADLSFFDFYDIQLLEGRLFSPGKQGLHEAIVNETFLKKQGITEPLGKTFQIWDETYTIVGVVADYPRDKLTREITPLFIRFSDTGSDRHIIRIQPGTRKIVEEKINALWKQVAPGAIEIKTCSLSERFMEFHEEELQVMKILSIFSYISILLAGLGLFGLAWFSVENRRKEISLRKINGASENQITVLLCARFIKWILVAFCIGAPIAYYCSVQWLTQFVYKNEISPVSFIFIGIAAVVIGTLTVAWQAFKASRMNPVDTIK; this is translated from the coding sequence ATGCAAAACGTTCAATTCAAAATCATATTTCGAGGTTGGATAAAAAACAAGACCTACACGCTGATTTCTTTGATTAGCCTGATCACGGGGATCACGTGTTGCACGCTGCTCGTTACTTTCGTGATACACGAATATAATATCGCTCATTCTATCTTGAATAGTAAAAATAGTTATCTTGTTCAGGAGCAAAGGAAACAAGACGTCCATCCCAATGATGCTTTCATTTCCGGGGAAAGCGGGATTCAACTAAAAAACATTTATCCAGAAGTGAAAGCCTATTGTGTATTCCGGAATGAACATCTTCTTTTCAGTGAAAAAGCGGAAGAACCGGACTACATGGATGCTTATTCTGTTACACCCAACTTCACCGACTTTTTTAAACTTCCCCTTTTATCGGGAGATTTACGCAAAACACTCTCATCCCCCAATGAAATTGCCGTTACCCGGTCTTTTGCCCGCCAACAATTCGGAATTGCTAACCCTATTGGGAAATCTCTCACATTAGGGCGCTATATTGTTCATTTTGACGGGGAGAAAAATATCTACAAAAAGATATTCGAACCTTGTACAATTACAACTGTTATTGACGATTCGCAAAAGAATTTTCTCCATTTTGGGATATTACGAGGATTACCGGACGAAGAAATATCAAAAGTTACCGGATTCTCTTTTTACATTTTTATCGAGCTTTCGTCTAAAGTTACAGCTCCAAATTTCCTAACAAAAATAAATGATCGGAACGAAGAAGTATTTAAGGATAGAACGATCTATCTAAAACCTGTTGAACAACTTTATTTTTCAAAAGCAAAATATTTATACGAGGACGGATTAATCTTTAAACGTGATCCTTCTTTCGTTTATTTAGGCATGGGAGTTGCCATACTCATATTTATCATCGCTTGCTTCAACCACATCAACATTTGTCTGACCCGTACCATACAACAATTAAAAACAACCGGGATTCAACTTATTTCGGGAGAATCAAAACAAGGAATACGTAAACAGTTAATCATGGAAACCGGATTACTCGTTATGTTTTCCTTTATCGTATCTATTGGTATTATCCATATTCTTATTCCTTATTTCAACACATTCATTACTTCCGATTTATGTCTATCGGATTTATATGCCGGATATACTCCACTGGTGCTAATTCTTTTACTCGGTACAATTATCATCATACCTCCTTTATACGTGATCCTAAAAATCAACAAAAATTCTCTATCTGAAATTCTAAAGAATGAAAACAAACAAAAAACCATTCTTATTCGCAATATTGTGATTACCCAGTTTACCATATCCATTATCCTGACGACAACAGTGGTAAACATTCACCACCAGATGGACTTCGCAACACATTGCCGTCCACACGCCAATGAAATTTTGATATTAGGATGGGGACTTTACACGGTAGAAGATGAAACAACGAAAGCTTTCTATGACCAACTCTCTTCCATCCCGGAGATCACCCACCGAACGATGAGTGCTATCACTCAAAATTGCACTTACGGACTAGATAATATGTCCGTGGATTGCACGGAAGCCGACCTCTCGTTCTTTGATTTTTATGATATACAACTTTTGGAAGGAAGACTTTTCTCTCCGGGAAAACAAGGATTACATGAAGCCATCGTGAACGAGACTTTTCTAAAGAAACAAGGGATAACAGAGCCTTTAGGTAAAACCTTCCAAATATGGGATGAAACCTACACGATCGTCGGGGTCGTTGCCGATTATCCAAGAGATAAACTCACCCGAGAGATCACGCCATTATTTATTCGATTCAGTGATACCGGGTCCGATCGTCATATTATCCGTATTCAACCCGGTACCCGAAAAATAGTTGAAGAAAAGATTAATGCACTTTGGAAACAAGTTGCTCCGGGGGCAATCGAAATAAAAACTTGTAGTTTGTCTGAACGATTCATGGAGTTTCACGAAGAAGAGTTACAAGTCATGAAAATTCTTTCAATATTTTCCTATATCAGCATTTTGCTAGCCGGCTTAGGTTTATTCGGGTTAGCATGGTTCTCCGTGGAGAACAGGCGGAAAGAGATCAGCCTCCGTAAAATCAACGGGGCCAGTGAAAACCAAATCACCGTGTTACTATGCGCCCGTTTTATCAAATGGATTCTAGTTGCTTTTTGCATCGGGGCGCCGATTGCCTATTACTGCTCAGTACAGTGGCTCACACAGTTCGTTTATAAAAACGAAATTTCTCCGGTATCATTTATCTTTATCGGTATAGCGGCAGTCGTTATTGGCACGCTGACCGTCGCATGGCAAGCATTTAAAGCCTCCCGGATGAATCCGGTAGATACTATAAAATAG
- a CDS encoding ABC transporter permease yields the protein MFKQYFKFIVRKLSRNRVYTVINIVGLSIAFSAAWLIYSHTSNEWNMDGYLKNSDNIYRVITRYGDEDFWNCRTNTPFGPAAKRTFPEIVQVARYFQKDYRIKIKDDQDFTIEPKLAFVDPPFFDLFEIPVIQGKIDTTVFSWIVFTETSAKRYFNKENPIGKTVTIKDGINNRKKDIKCQVVAVIKDFPANSTIQANIIVDCRQGIPYFDEHRGNYSLYTYFHILPTADLRAIEKKLPTIASNMPDDVNHYSHRLQPLKDIYFHSDHLREDELLRGSQSLTYLLWSITILILLLAAGNFLLIRIAQQDRDSSRFAIHKCYGASNKHLFYQLLGEIGLQTGVILLLSCILTYGLHPYFIQILSPEHIYPFELFNLSNFVFVGFICLIMGIICSILYFHFKHHVSREGVRGMLQPKPQQINLSKILTILQIGIFTSLLFYCTIIISQINFIKNKPLGIDTEHILQVGWFDNSRSYQPLKEELLQHPGILYVCNGMSIPFTYIPSIEKIPLLTEPEKQIDVVCAYGDEDFTNVYKIPIIESQEFTPIEFNPSPENNYSSTTDVWVNKKFVETFKLDHPLGMILNQQHSVHYRITGVTEDYHTQSLHYPVRPTMILPPSSYLLLIRYQPGKRQEILEYLQDLYLSRNPEYIFECKEYNYSDLYQKDMAFMELVILFSLIAILIGGMGIFAFAIFMVESKTREIALRKVNGASERQIMLLFNRQFMTKVLVACVIGLPIAYYASRKWLENYAYRIEIQPWIFVLTVVISLCIVLLVTNWQIRQASRNNPIDTLKTE from the coding sequence ATGTTTAAGCAATATTTTAAATTCATAGTACGCAAGCTTTCCCGCAACAGGGTTTACACTGTGATCAATATTGTCGGGTTGTCCATTGCCTTTTCTGCCGCTTGGCTGATATACAGTCACACGTCAAACGAGTGGAATATGGACGGGTATTTGAAAAACAGCGACAATATTTACCGGGTGATCACCCGATACGGTGATGAGGATTTCTGGAATTGCCGAACCAACACGCCATTCGGTCCTGCAGCAAAACGAACATTTCCGGAAATCGTACAGGTAGCACGCTATTTTCAAAAAGATTATCGCATAAAAATAAAGGATGACCAAGATTTTACCATAGAACCTAAACTTGCATTTGTCGATCCTCCGTTCTTTGATCTGTTCGAGATTCCCGTGATACAAGGGAAAATTGACACAACCGTTTTTTCATGGATCGTGTTCACGGAAACAAGTGCCAAACGCTACTTTAACAAGGAGAACCCGATTGGAAAGACGGTAACCATTAAAGATGGAATCAATAACAGAAAAAAAGACATCAAATGCCAAGTCGTTGCTGTTATAAAAGATTTTCCGGCGAACTCGACGATTCAAGCAAACATCATCGTGGATTGCCGACAGGGAATCCCATATTTTGATGAACATCGAGGAAATTACTCTTTGTACACCTATTTTCATATCCTACCAACCGCAGACCTTCGAGCTATCGAAAAGAAATTACCGACAATCGCATCCAATATGCCGGACGACGTTAACCATTACAGTCACAGACTTCAACCCCTGAAAGATATTTATTTTCATTCCGATCATCTACGAGAAGATGAATTGTTACGGGGTTCTCAATCCCTAACCTATTTATTATGGAGTATCACAATTCTTATTCTACTACTTGCTGCCGGAAACTTCCTACTTATCCGAATTGCCCAACAAGACCGGGATTCTTCCCGTTTTGCCATACACAAATGTTATGGAGCCAGCAACAAGCATTTATTCTATCAATTGCTCGGTGAAATCGGGTTACAGACAGGAGTTATTCTTCTACTCTCGTGTATTTTGACCTATGGATTGCATCCTTATTTTATCCAAATCTTGTCACCGGAGCATATTTATCCATTTGAACTTTTCAACCTTTCCAATTTCGTATTTGTAGGATTTATATGTCTGATTATGGGGATCATTTGCTCCATTTTATACTTTCACTTTAAACATCATGTTAGCCGGGAAGGTGTGAGAGGTATGCTCCAACCCAAACCACAACAGATAAATCTTTCCAAAATTTTAACCATATTACAAATCGGTATTTTCACCTCATTACTTTTTTATTGTACCATCATTATTTCACAAATTAATTTTATAAAAAACAAACCACTAGGGATAGATACGGAACATATCCTTCAAGTTGGCTGGTTTGACAATTCCCGCAGCTATCAACCTCTAAAAGAAGAATTACTTCAGCATCCCGGAATTCTTTATGTATGTAACGGTATGAGTATACCTTTTACTTACATACCCTCCATCGAGAAAATACCCCTTCTCACAGAGCCGGAAAAACAAATTGATGTTGTATGTGCATACGGGGACGAAGACTTTACCAATGTATATAAAATTCCGATTATTGAAAGTCAGGAGTTTACTCCTATCGAATTTAATCCCTCGCCTGAAAATAATTACTCATCAACAACCGACGTGTGGGTAAATAAAAAATTCGTGGAAACGTTCAAACTGGATCACCCTCTAGGAATGATCCTAAACCAGCAACATTCTGTTCACTATCGAATTACAGGAGTTACGGAAGATTATCACACGCAATCACTCCATTACCCGGTACGCCCCACGATGATTTTACCGCCATCCTCGTATTTATTATTAATACGTTACCAACCGGGAAAACGGCAAGAGATTCTTGAATATCTGCAAGACTTATATCTATCTCGAAACCCAGAATATATTTTCGAGTGCAAGGAATATAATTACTCAGACCTATACCAAAAAGACATGGCCTTTATGGAACTCGTGATCCTGTTTTCACTGATCGCCATTCTAATCGGTGGTATGGGGATATTCGCTTTTGCCATATTCATGGTGGAAAGCAAAACGAGGGAGATCGCCCTTCGGAAAGTAAACGGGGCATCGGAACGACAAATCATGTTACTATTTAACCGACAATTCATGACAAAAGTTCTCGTGGCCTGCGTGATCGGTCTGCCGATAGCGTACTACGCCTCCCGGAAATGGCTGGAAAACTACGCTTACAGGATAGAAATACAACCTTGGATTTTCGTACTTACCGTCGTTATATCCCTTTGTATTGTTCTGCTCGTGACCAACTGGCAGATCCGGCAAGCATCAAGAAATAACCCGATAGATACCCTTAAAACCGAATAA